A genome region from Setaria italica strain Yugu1 chromosome III, Setaria_italica_v2.0, whole genome shotgun sequence includes the following:
- the LOC101775089 gene encoding protein SLOW GREEN 1, chloroplastic yields the protein MAMSFILLTTTPVASASLLPIRRQLAAGPSLSFPLKPHRFPSRFRIPPKPPRFSRGPSVSPSCEAPTVSALSPVASTSRTLLFLLAAGLLSLSGIRPLPALASAPPPTQQPQEIEGQDEQQPQEIEGQDEQQESEERKEQVEDQVEKAEVKENEEQQEDEEEEDDDEVRMYSAILSRDPGDVDTLKCALYAKMRRADWGGALRYTRRLRDAEPGEVEWRLMEAQLHELKGDLAEAERQFRGVLAEEPLLIRALHGLAICMQKKHEGPAGFEMLDNALQLAASDKRVPEERNIKLLIAQMHVVMGQLGIASEKLQNLINEDPRDFRPHLCQGIVYALLDRKEDADKQFDIYRSLVPDEFPDKSFINDVILAARMESNDRIQKEFGTEFLSKK from the exons ATGGCGATGAGCTTCATCTTGCTCACCACTACCCCCGtagcctccgcctccctcctccccatccgccgccagctcgccgccggcccctccctctcctttccCTTGAAGCCCCACCGCTTCCCTTCCCGCTTCCGAATTCCACCCAAACCCCCGCGCTTCTCCAGAGGCCCCTCAGTCTCCCCCTCCTGCGAGGCCCCGACCGTCAGCGCCCTCTCGCCCGTCGCCTCCACCTCGAGGACCCTCCTATTCCTGCTAGCCGcaggcctcctctccctctctggaATCCGTCCGCTCCCCGCCCTCGCCTCCGCTCCCCCGCCGACCCAGCAACCGCAAGAAATCGAGGGGCAAGACGAGCAGCAACCGCAAGAAATCGAGGGGCAAGACGAGCAGCAAGAATCCGAAGAAAGGAAGGAGCAGGTCGAGGACCAGGTCGAGAAAGCAGAGGTGAAAGAGAATGAGGAGCAGcaagaggatgaggaggaggaggacgacgacgaggtgcGGATGTATTCAGCGATTCTGAGTCGCGACCCGGGCGACGTCGACACGCTCAAGTGCGCGCTGTACGCCAAGATGAGGCGTGCAGATTGGGGCGGCGCGCTCCGGTACACGCGGCGGCTGCGTGACGCCGAGCCCGGCGAGGTGGAGTGGCGGCTGATGGAGGCGCAGCTGCACGAGCTCAAGGGGGATCTCGCCGAGGCCGAGCGCCAGTTCAGGGGGGTCCTAGCAGAGGAGCCCCTCCTCATCCGGGCTCTCCAT GGACTCGCAATATGTATGCAAAAGAAACATGAAGGCCCTGCTGGTTTTGAAATGCTTGATAATGCTTTGCAACTTGCAGCTTCTGACAAAAGGGTCCCGGAAGAGCGCAACATAAAGCTTTTGATTGCACAAATGCATGTTGTCATG GGTCAGTTAGGCATTGCATCGGAGAAACTACAAAATCTTATAAATGAGGATCCTCGAGATTTTCGGCCTCATCTTTGCCAG GGCATTGTGTATGCACTTTTAGACAGGAAAGAAGATGCAGATAAGCAATTTGATATATACAGAAGCCTTGTGCCAGATGAATTCCCAGATAAGAGTTTTATTAATGATGTGATACTAGCAGCTAGAATGGAGTCAAATGATCGGATACAAAAGGAATTTGGAACAGAATTTCTATCGAAGAAATGA
- the LOC101774687 gene encoding LOW QUALITY PROTEIN: uncharacterized protein LOC101774687 (The sequence of the model RefSeq protein was modified relative to this genomic sequence to represent the inferred CDS: inserted 1 base in 1 codon) — MVSAEAGIERVLWTEAEVAARVGEVATELAADLRALPEPAVVVGVATGAFLFLADLVRRVDAPLAVDFVRVESYGGGTESSGKPRITADLKVDVAGKHVVVVEDIVDTGNTLSCLIAHLEKKGASSISVCTFLDKPARRKVNIQLVGDGKFYSGFECPDCFVVGYGLDXCGALPQPALCRCSQA, encoded by the exons atggtgaGCGCCGAGGCCGGCATCGAGCGCGTGCTGTGGACGGAGGCCGAGGTGGCCGCCCGCGTGGGCGAGGTCGCCACCGAGCTCGCGGCCGACCTGCGCGCGTTGCCGGAGCCCgcggtcgtcgtcggcgtcgccacGGGCGcgttcctcttcctcgccgACCTCGTCCGCCGCGTCGacgcgccgctcgccgtcgacTTCGTGCGCGTCGAGTCCTACGGCGGAGGGACCGAGTCCAGCGGGAAGCCCCGCATCACGGCCGACCTCAAGGTCGACGTCGCCGGGAAGCACGTCGTCGTG GTTGAAGATATTGTGGACACAGGGAATACTCTCTCATGCCTCATTGCTCATTTAGAAAAGAAAGGTGCATCGTCCATATCAGTTTGCACTTTCCTTGACAAACCAGCTAGAAGAAAAGTTAATATTCAGCTTGTGGGGGATGGAAAATTCTACAGTGGCTTTGAG TGCCCAGACTGTTTTGTTGTTGGCTATGGTTTGG TATGCGGAGCTCTACCGCAACCTGCCTTATGTCGGTGTTCTCAAGCCTGA
- the LOC101773618 gene encoding uncharacterized protein LOC101773618, whose translation MHRNPRAVLRAAVAALLRPAAATAPSAASRQALPKATPAPTLAEWRPLPAAALPGSGSRRAFSSSAADYGKDVDEVNRKFAEAREEIEAAMESKETVYFNEEASVARDAANEALAAFDALLARLPPADADSLRRSMGLKMEQLKAELKQLED comes from the coding sequence ATGCACCGAAACCCTCGCGccgtcctccgcgccgccgtcgccgccctcctccgcccggccgccgccaccgcccccagCGCGGCGTCCCGCCAAGCCCTACCCAAGGCGACGCCCGCGCCCACGCTCGCAGAGTGGCGacccctcccggcggcggcgctcccgggcagcggcagccgccgcgccttctcctcctcggcggcggacTACGGCAAGGACGTGGACGAGGTGAACCGCAAGTTCGCGGAGGCGCGGGAGGAGATCGAGGCGGCCATGGAGAGCAAGGAGACGGTCTACTTCAACGAGGAGGCCTCCGTCGCGCGGGACGCCGCCAACGAGGCGCTCGCCGCTTTCGACGCGCTCCTGGCGCGCCTGCCGCCCGCCGACGCTGACTCGCTCCGCCGCTCCATGGGGCTCAAGATGGAGCAGCTCAAGGCCGAGCTCAAGCAGCTCGAGGACTAG
- the LOC111256676 gene encoding uncharacterized protein LOC111256676 — protein MLQTSEILLLHALAFLPLSSQIQHAGDLVVITSSTPPVLAPSHHRTAWPLRIRQAWIDFFFCLEGVSSYLMIMEPKHSAEMCKHLEKQNQALMGTYRAMSHELYKLQVEEETIMRELYELMSAEGLLPKHKKEKQLERDAKESTPVGKQWTEP, from the exons ATGTTACAAACTTCTGAAATACTTCTCCTGCATGCTCTCGCTTTCCTGCCCTTGTCCTCCCAAATTCAACACGCCGGCGACCTGGTTGTCATTACCTCCTCAACTCCTCCTGTCCTGGCTCCAAGCCACCATCGCACCGCTTGGCCCTTGCGGATCCGCCAGGCTTGGATTGATTTCTTCTTTTGCTTG GAAGGAGTATCCAGTTATTTGATGATAATGGAACCAAAGCATTCAGCTGAAATGTGCAA GCATCTGGAGAAGCAAAATCAAGCACTAATGGGAACATACCGAGCAATGTCCCACGAGTTGTATAAACTTCAG GTAGAGGAAGAAACAATCATGCGCGAACTGTATGAGCTTATGTCTGCAGAAGGTCTTCTTCCAAAG cacaagaaagaaaagcaactGGAGAGAGATGCCAAGGAATCAACTCCGGTAGGAAAACAATGGACAGAACCATAG
- the LOC101775498 gene encoding FACT complex subunit SSRP1-B: protein MTDVHHFNNISLGGRGGFNPGQFKLYSGGLAWKKQGGGKIIEVDKADITSVVWMRIPKSYQLNVGMKGGLFHRFFGFRQQDVSNLSNFIQRSTGISPEEKQLSISGHNWGGVEIDGTRLCFNVGEKEAFEVSLADVSQAQMQGKTDVVLEFHVDDTTASNEKDSLADLSFHVPTSNAQFIGDERHTSAQMLCQEIRFCMGSPSEAAIVTFDGIAILTPRGRYSVELHRSFLRLQGQANDFKIHYSSILRLFILPKSQNPHTFVVITLDPPIRKGQTLYPHIVIQFVTEVVVERELALSEQVLAEKYKDRLQGSYRDQIHVVFSNVLCGLSGAKVTRPSTFRSCQHGYAVKSALKAEDGLLYPLEKAFFFLPKPPTLILYKEIEYVLFQHHGAGANISSQYFDLLVKLKNDQEQLFSNIQRIEYQNLFNFISGKRLKIRILGDGRRRSGGVTTALESTDDDSVDPYLEQIKNQACNEESDEEDEDFVADKDDSGSPSDDSEEEGSDASMSGGENENSSKMEASRSKLHVKRKLNNGSDEGSQNKKTKRKKEQKSGSDEGSQKKKAKRKKDPNAPKRAIVPFMYFSKAERANIKNSNPELTTTDIAKKLGERWQKMTADERQPYVEQSRVDKQRYEEEYAAYRGTAAQQGPGDGSE from the exons ATGACGGACGTCCACCACTTCAACAACATCtccctcggcggccgcggcggcttc AACCCTGGACAGTTTAAACTTTATTCAGGAGGACTTGCATGGAAGAAGCAAGGTGGAGGAAAGATTATTGAGGTTGATAAAGCTGATATCACTTCTGTAGTATGGATGAGGATCCCTAAATCTTATCAACTCAATGTTGGGATGAAGGGGGGGCTCTTTCACAGGTTCTTTGGCTTCCGTCAACAG GATGTTAGCAACCTGAGTAACTTCATACAAAGAAGCACGGGAATCTCACCAGAAGAGAAGCAGCTTTCCATCAGTGGGCATAACTGGGGTGGAGTTGAAATCGATG GAACTAGGCTTTGCTTTAATGTTGGTGAGAAGGAAGCATTTGAAGTCTCTCTAGCAGATGTATCGCAGGCTCAGATGCAAGGGAAAACAGATGTTGTTCTCGAGTTCCATGTTGATGATACCACTGCATCTAACGAG AAAGATTCGCTGGCGGACTTAAGTTTTCATGTACCAACTTCAAATGCTCAATTTATTGGGGATGAGCGTCATACTTCAGCTCAG ATGTTGTGCCAGGAGATTAGATTTTGCATGGGGAGCCCCTCAGAAGCGGCTATAGTTACATTTGACGGCATTGCAATCCTCACACCAAG AGGTCGATACAGTGTTGAGCTTCATCGGTCATTCTTGCGACTCCAAGGACAAGCTAATGATTTCAAAATCCATTATAGCAGTATTCTTCGCCTCTTTATTTTGCCAAAG TCACAAAATCCTCATACTTTTGTGGTCATCACACTTGATCCACCAATTCGGAAAGGACAAACATTATATCCCCACATTGTTATTCAG TTTGTGACAGAGGTAGTGGTTGAAAGGGAATTGGCATTGAGTGAGCAAGTTTTGGCTGAAAAGTACAAGGATAGGCTTCAGGGCTCTTACAGG GATCAAATACATGTGGTATTCTCCAACGTCCTTTGTGGCCTATCTGGTGCTAAAGTGACAAGGCCAAGTACATTCCGCAGTTGCCAACATGGATATGCAGTCAAATCAGCACTTAAAGCTGAAGATGGTTTGCTCTATCCACTTGAAAAGGCCTTCTTCTTTCTGCCAAAGCCCCCTACACTCATTCTTTATAAGGAG ATCGAGTATGTGTTGTTTCAGCATCATGGTGCTGGTGCTAATATATCATCTCAATATTTTGACCTCTTGGTCAAGCTGAAAAACGATCAAGAACAACTGTTCAGTAACATCCAAAGGATTGAATATCAAAACTTGTTCAACTTCATTAG TGGCAAGCGTTTGAAAATTCGGATTCTTGGAGATGGTCGAAGGAGAAGTGGTGGTGTTACAACTGCTCTAGAGAGCACTGATGATGATTCTGTCGATCCATATCTGGAGCAAATAAAAAATCAAGCTTGTAATGAGGAAAGTGACGAAGAG GATGAAGATTTTGTGGCAGATAAAGATGATAGTGGTTCTCCTAGTGATGATTCTGAAGAGGAAGGCTCTGATGCTAGTATGAGTGGAGGTGAAAATGAG AATTCTTCCAAGATGGAAGCTAGTAGATCAAAGCTGCATGTGAAAAGAAAGCTGAATAATGGGTCTGATGAAGGTTCtcagaataaaaaaacaaagagaaagaaagagcaGAAGAGTGGGTCCGATGAAGGTTCTCAGAAGAAAAAGGCAAAGAGGAAGAAAGATCCCAATGCCCCTAAAAGAGCCATAGTTCCATTCATGTACTTCTCGAAGGCTGAGCGAGCT AATATAAAGAACAGCAACCCTGAACTGACTACCACAGATATTGCAAAGAAGCTTGGGGAGAGATGGCAAAAGATGACAG CCGATGAGAGACAACCATACGTAGAGCAATCCCGAGTCGACAAGCAACGTTACGAGGAAGAGTATGCCGCCTACCGCGGAACAGCCGCTCAGCAAGGCCCCGGCGATGGATCGGAGTGA